The Hemibagrus wyckioides isolate EC202008001 linkage group LG12, SWU_Hwy_1.0, whole genome shotgun sequence genome includes a window with the following:
- the pdia8 gene encoding protein disulfide isomerase family A, member 8, giving the protein MADFVSRFILLFCVLSAVVWSCVLAGRSDVMELKDLDFDYIAAEQETMLVKFYAPWCGHCKKLAPEFEAAAARLKGIATLAKVDCTSNTEVCGRFGINGYPTLKIFKNGAETSTYDGPRSSDGIVDHMKKQAGPDSVLLHNEKDLEAFISHFDPSVIGVFESSDSPQLVEFLKGANLMRDSFRFAHTTDMQLGIKYDLTSEGVLLFRPPRLASKFEDSVVSHTGPFSITGLRRFIRDNIYGICPHLTKENKDQLRKRDLLTAYYDLDYLRNPKGSNYWRNRVLKVASQYKDHGLHFSVANRQDFMDELEEDYGLGTTEGSDMPFVTIRTRLGHKYTMHEEFTRDGKSLERFLEDYFAGRLKRYVKSQPVPANNDGPVKVVVADTFEEIVNDPEKDVLIEFYAPWCGHCKKLEPKYAELGQELYNDPNILIAKMDATDNDVPPGYDVEGFPTIYFVPALRKDELKRYEGGREVKDFLNFLKREATNPLVLKGAKEEL; this is encoded by the exons ATGGCTGATTTTGTGTCTcggtttatattattattttgtgttttatcGGCTGTTGTTTGGAGCTGTGTTCTGGCCGGTCGCAGTGATGTGATGGAGCTGAAGGACTTGGATTTTGACTACATAGCCGCAGAGCAGGAGACCATGCTGGTCAAGTTTTACGCtccctg GTGTGGCCACTGTAAGAAACTCGCTCCTGAGTTTGAAGCTGCTGCTGCAAGACTTAAAGGCATCGCGACCTTGGCCAAG gTGGACTGTACGTCGAACACCGAGGTTTGTGGGCGATTCGGGATCAACGGATATCCTActcttaaaatatttaagaacgGAGCAGAAACGTCAACATACGATGGTCCCCGTTCCTCAG ATGGAATCGTGGACCACATGAAAAAGCAGGCAGGACCCGACTCCGTACTGCTGCACAACGAGAAAGACCTGGAGGCCTTCATCAGCCACTTTGACCCTAGTGTAATCG GAGTGTTCGAGAGCAGCGACAGTCCTCAGCTGGTGGAGTTTCTGAAAGGAGCCAATCTAATGAGGGACAGCTTCCGCTTCGCTCACACCACCGACATGCAGCTCGGCATCAAATACGATCTTACATCAGA GGGTGTCCTGCTGTTCAGGCCTCCCAGGTTGGCCAGTAAGTTTGAGGACAGTGTGGTGTCACACACAGGCCCGTTTTCCATCACTGGTTTACGTCGCTTCATCAGAGACAACAT ATATGGAATCTGCCCACACTTGaccaaagaaaataaagatcAGCTGAGGAAGAGAGACCTGCTGACAGCATATTATGATCTGGATTATCTACGCAACCCCAAAGGCTCCAATTACTGGAGAAACAG AGTATTAAAGGTGGCGTCTCAGTACAAGGATCATGGCCTGCACTTCTCGGTGGCTAACCGGCAAGACTTTATGGACGAGCTTGAGGAAGATTACGGCCTGGGTACGACGGAAGGGAGCGACATGCCGTTTGTCACCATCAGGACTCGATTAGGACACAAATACACCATGCATGAGGAGTTCAC ACGAGACGGAAAGTCTTTAGAAAGGTTTTTGGAGGATTATTTCGCGGGCAGATTGAAGCGTTACGTCAAATCACAGCCTGTACCTGCTAACAACGATGGACCagtcaag GTGGTGGTTGCAGACACGTTTGAGGAGATTGTGAACGATCCAGAGAAAGATGTACTGATTGAGTTTTATGCCCCGTGGTGTGGTCACTGCAAGAAACTCGAACCGAAATATGCAGAGCTTGGACAGGAG ctttATAACGATCCCAACATTTTGATCGCTAAGATGGACGCCACTGACAACGATGTCCCTCCAGGCTATGATGTAGAAGG ATTTCCCACGATATATTTCGTTCCTGCTTTGAGGAAGGACGAACTGAAACGATACGAG GGGGGTCGTGAAGTGAAGGACTTCCTCAACTTCTTGAAACGGGAAGCGACCAACCCCTTGGTCCTCAAGGGAGCGAAGGAAGAGTTGTAA